Part of the Aquimarina sp. TRL1 genome, TTGTGTATCTTCCCTGGATTATCGAATAAAAAACCTCTGCATGGCATTGCTGCAGAGGTTAAAAAAAATAAAAGTTGCAACTATCTTTAAATCAAAAACTGAAATAAATCAGGTTTATCATTTAGATAATCGCCAAAAAAATTCTTTTCTTTCATTCTGGTAATCAAAGGAGCTAAATCTTTTGTATCTTTTAATTCAATTCCTACCACAGCAGGACCATTCTCTCTACTTGATTTTTTAGAATATTCAAAATGAGTGATATCATCATTAGGACCTAATACTTCGCCCACAAATTGCTTCAAAGCTCCTGCACGTTGTGGAAACCGTACAATAAAATAATGTTTTAGCCCAGAGTACAACAAGGCCCTTTCTTTGATCTCTGCTGTACGCGTAATATCATTGTTACTACCACTGACAATACACACTACATTTTTTCCTTTGATTTCTTCTTTATAGAAATCCAGCGCTGCTAAAGTTAGTGCTCCTGCTGGTTCTACAACAATAGCATCTCTATTATACAAGTCCAAAATAGTCTGACATACCAGTCCTTCCGGAACAGTTATCATTTCAGACAAATTAGAGTTACAAATCTCGAAATTGTGTTCACCAACCTTCTGGACCGCAGCACCATCTATAAACTTATCTATATCGGCAATCTCTGTATTGATTCCTTTTTCTATAGAAGTGGACATCGAAGGAGCTCCTGCTGGTTCTACTCCAATAATTTTTGTTTTGGGAGACAAGGCTTTCATAGCTCCACATAAACCAGATGCCAATCCTCCTCCTCCTACAGCAACAAAAATATAATCTATAGGAGCATCTGCCTGCTTAAAAATCTCCAAACCGATGGTTCCCTGTCCTTCTATGGTTTTGGGATCATCAAAAGGATGTACAAATGTTTTTCCCTGAGATTCGCAAATCTCTTTGGCTGCCCTGGATGAATCATCAAACGTATCTCCTTCTAATACTATTTTTACATGAGCTCCTCCAAACATCTGAGTTTGCTCTACTTTTTGCTTTGGCGTCACAGAAGGCATATAAATCGTCCCTTCTATTTGCAAATGGTTGCATGCAAAGGCAACTCCCTGGGCATGATTCCCCGCACTGGCACAAACCACTCCCCGTTGTAATTGTTCCGGAGTCAAAGAGCTTA contains:
- the ilvA gene encoding threonine ammonia-lyase IlvA, translated to MNTTKTTYFPDLEDIQKAATTIKEVAMVTPLMNSIRYSRRYEANVLLKREDLQRVRSYKIRGAFNKISSLTPEQLQRGVVCASAGNHAQGVAFACNHLQIEGTIYMPSVTPKQKVEQTQMFGGAHVKIVLEGDTFDDSSRAAKEICESQGKTFVHPFDDPKTIEGQGTIGLEIFKQADAPIDYIFVAVGGGGLASGLCGAMKALSPKTKIIGVEPAGAPSMSTSIEKGINTEIADIDKFIDGAAVQKVGEHNFEICNSNLSEMITVPEGLVCQTILDLYNRDAIVVEPAGALTLAALDFYKEEIKGKNVVCIVSGSNNDITRTAEIKERALLYSGLKHYFIVRFPQRAGALKQFVGEVLGPNDDITHFEYSKKSSRENGPAVVGIELKDTKDLAPLITRMKEKNFFGDYLNDKPDLFQFLI